From Spartinivicinus ruber, the proteins below share one genomic window:
- a CDS encoding head decoration protein codes for MIHEPRFAGEYILREIPDFARDEKIISGGHYPAATVLGQLKASGHLVQLNPTASDGSEKAAAILYDMTDASATDKIAVVTARLTVINGHKLHWPDNITEKQQQAAIAQLAERHIVVR; via the coding sequence ATGATCCATGAACCCCGTTTTGCCGGTGAATATATCCTACGCGAAATTCCCGACTTTGCCCGCGACGAAAAAATTATTAGTGGTGGTCATTACCCGGCAGCGACAGTATTAGGTCAGCTCAAAGCCAGCGGCCATTTAGTGCAATTAAACCCCACTGCCAGTGATGGTTCCGAAAAAGCCGCTGCCATTTTATACGACATGACCGACGCCAGTGCTACCGATAAAATAGCGGTCGTCACGGCTCGTTTAACGGTCATTAATGGCCATAAACTCCACTGGCCGGACAATATCACTGAGAAACAACAGCAAGCCGCGATTGCTCAATTAGCCGAGCGTCATATCGTCGTCCGTTAA
- a CDS encoding major capsid protein: MPDLALLAEHETFTVEGLTLAINKAESVPGRISELGWFQEAGIDTTTVKIELRGQTFVLVPAKPRGAPGTNLDSEKRRMLTFEVVHLPLEGGLDADSAQNVRAFGTESELQQVETLVNRELTRMRQSLDATIEYQRVGALKGQILDADGETVLEDLYKRFELTPNNATLDFKKDLRVQCVQLIRQAEKEQGNIKARGYRALVGAEFMDELMKNEDFKRAYERWQDGQMLRNDLRKGVSFGSILWEEYDGRVGNRQFIADNEAILVPEQLPSLFITRFAPANYNETVNTLGLPYYAKKESRKYGKGWDFEAQSNPINLCTNPRALLQLSLKK, from the coding sequence ATGCCTGATTTAGCGCTATTAGCTGAACATGAAACCTTTACTGTCGAAGGCCTTACCTTGGCCATTAACAAAGCCGAATCCGTCCCTGGTCGTATTAGTGAATTGGGTTGGTTCCAAGAAGCCGGAATTGATACCACCACGGTTAAAATTGAATTGAGGGGCCAAACTTTTGTGCTTGTTCCTGCCAAGCCCCGTGGTGCGCCGGGTACTAACCTGGATAGTGAAAAACGACGGATGTTGACCTTTGAAGTGGTGCATTTACCACTGGAGGGTGGGTTAGATGCCGATTCTGCGCAAAATGTCAGGGCCTTTGGTACTGAATCCGAACTACAACAAGTGGAAACCTTAGTCAACCGGGAATTAACCCGGATGCGTCAATCCTTGGATGCCACTATTGAATATCAGCGGGTGGGTGCTTTAAAAGGGCAGATACTGGATGCCGATGGCGAAACGGTATTAGAAGATTTATACAAGCGTTTTGAATTAACCCCTAACAATGCAACACTCGACTTTAAAAAAGACCTACGGGTGCAGTGTGTCCAGTTGATTCGCCAAGCTGAAAAAGAACAAGGCAATATTAAAGCCCGTGGTTATCGCGCCTTAGTCGGTGCGGAATTCATGGATGAACTCATGAAAAATGAAGATTTTAAGCGGGCTTATGAACGTTGGCAGGATGGCCAAATGCTGCGCAATGATTTACGTAAAGGGGTGAGCTTTGGCAGTATTTTATGGGAAGAATACGACGGGCGTGTCGGTAATCGCCAATTCATCGCAGACAATGAAGCCATCTTAGTGCCAGAGCAATTGCCTAGCTTATTTATTACCCGGTTTGCACCAGCCAACTATAACGAAACCGTGAATACCCTCGGCTTGCCTTATTACGCGAAAAAAGAATCCCGTAAATACGGCAAGGGCTGGGATTTTGAAGCGCAATCTAACCCCATTAATTTATGTACCAATCCCCGGGCATTACTGCAACTTAGCCTGAAAAAATAA
- a CDS encoding phage baseplate assembly protein V, whose protein sequence is MNGSLIEIIESVVQRYLLEYQDKIAELVEEADEIYRRLGNQIRVGTVAAVDPPNALVKIKHGDNLSPFIRFFVPAAGQVKEYRCPSVGEQSLLINYAAGDNSSQAFALCGFYCDQFPPPSTNLHEHCRVYPNGTQVTMNHQNNQAVINHVGDLTIKTTGNLILDIGGIITEKAQQHIANKR, encoded by the coding sequence ATGAACGGTTCCCTAATTGAGATTATCGAATCGGTGGTGCAACGGTATTTACTGGAATACCAGGATAAAATAGCGGAACTGGTGGAAGAAGCCGACGAGATTTACCGGCGATTAGGCAATCAAATTCGGGTGGGTACGGTGGCTGCCGTTGATCCCCCAAATGCCTTAGTCAAAATAAAACATGGTGATAATTTATCACCGTTTATTCGTTTTTTTGTGCCCGCTGCAGGCCAAGTGAAAGAGTACCGTTGTCCGTCTGTGGGTGAACAAAGTTTATTAATTAACTATGCCGCCGGGGATAACTCCAGTCAGGCCTTTGCACTCTGTGGTTTTTATTGTGATCAATTCCCACCACCCTCAACCAACTTACACGAACATTGTCGGGTGTATCCTAATGGCACTCAAGTAACGATGAATCATCAAAATAACCAAGCGGTGATTAATCATGTGGGCGATTTAACCATTAAAACCACTGGTAATTTAATCTTGGATATTGGTGGCATCATTACCGAAAAAGCCCAGCAGCATATTGCTAATAAACGTTAA
- a CDS encoding PAAR domain-containing protein: MQPICLLGDSCTGHADFPPRNNTGSDHYLVINGRPVHCVGHGWADHCNPVPVCHAGVLAAGSAYMTVNGNAVARIGDPISCGSQVATGDSYWVLD, encoded by the coding sequence ATGCAACCTATTTGCTTATTAGGCGACTCTTGTACCGGTCATGCCGATTTTCCGCCGCGTAATAATACCGGCTCGGATCATTATTTAGTGATCAATGGCCGTCCGGTGCATTGTGTCGGTCATGGTTGGGCGGATCACTGTAACCCGGTGCCCGTTTGTCATGCTGGGGTTTTAGCCGCTGGCTCGGCTTATATGACGGTTAATGGTAACGCTGTGGCCCGCATTGGTGATCCGATCAGTTGTGGTAGTCAAGTCGCCACGGGCGACAGTTATTGGGTATTAGACTGA
- a CDS encoding phage baseplate protein codes for MTMQGVDRTTGKTLSGLTQLKSRLQQVLSTPIGARIKRRAFGSRVPDLLGRNVSPEAALKAQVYTLEALINPANGVLDFQCQVCRVTVNSDHTGFAIYLQGLWQDQLITLEFAL; via the coding sequence ATGACAATGCAAGGTGTTGATCGTACGACAGGTAAAACCTTATCCGGTCTTACCCAATTAAAAAGCCGCCTACAACAGGTGTTAAGTACCCCAATAGGAGCACGGATTAAACGCCGGGCGTTTGGTTCCCGGGTACCGGATTTATTAGGCCGTAATGTCAGCCCCGAAGCTGCATTGAAAGCCCAGGTGTATACCTTGGAAGCGTTAATTAATCCGGCGAATGGGGTATTGGATTTTCAGTGTCAGGTATGTCGCGTCACCGTTAATAGCGATCACACTGGCTTTGCCATTTATTTACAAGGGTTATGGCAAGACCAATTAATTACTTTGGAGTTTGCCTTATGA
- a CDS encoding baseplate J/gp47 family protein: protein MMIPGHNQLAMPEALEVPDYENLFTEYKQRVVEFIAKQDQTQAKEVATTLENDAEIITKLLQALVYIRQHDIRQLNYQAQQMFAWWAKGSNLDAVVSNLGLERHPNESDDDLRLRYFLAPYAFSVAGPHKAYVYHALMLGEKPDITLEKTSPTEFNLRYQFRDNGLASQIKSATAIRPEPGKVIITLLAYDQLQLAFAETEAAKKTLKQKLDTLLENANAYFARDDVAPATDQITVQLAELIPYTVDVECYVYSGPDAGLTQQSAKQALENYTDQQFTLHAAIDAGQIYHVLHQSGAVQVDLMQPEKRLITTQQQAPYCTGINITMKTLS from the coding sequence ATGATGATTCCCGGCCATAACCAGCTGGCCATGCCTGAAGCCTTGGAAGTGCCCGATTATGAAAACCTATTCACCGAATATAAACAACGGGTCGTCGAGTTTATTGCTAAACAGGATCAAACCCAGGCTAAGGAGGTAGCCACCACCCTGGAAAACGATGCGGAAATAATCACTAAGCTATTACAAGCTTTGGTATATATCCGCCAGCATGATATTCGACAACTGAATTATCAAGCCCAGCAGATGTTTGCCTGGTGGGCTAAAGGCTCCAATTTAGATGCGGTGGTGAGTAATTTAGGCTTAGAACGCCACCCCAATGAGAGTGATGATGATTTACGGCTGCGGTATTTTTTAGCGCCTTATGCGTTTTCGGTGGCTGGACCCCATAAGGCGTATGTTTATCATGCCTTAATGTTGGGAGAAAAGCCCGATATTACCCTGGAAAAAACCTCACCCACGGAATTTAATTTACGCTATCAGTTTCGTGACAATGGCTTAGCCAGCCAGATTAAATCCGCCACGGCGATTCGACCAGAGCCGGGGAAGGTGATTATTACCTTATTGGCCTACGATCAATTACAACTAGCCTTTGCGGAAACCGAAGCAGCCAAAAAAACACTTAAACAAAAGCTTGATACGTTATTAGAAAACGCTAACGCCTATTTTGCTCGGGATGATGTAGCCCCCGCCACCGATCAGATTACCGTGCAGTTAGCCGAATTAATTCCCTATACGGTGGATGTAGAGTGTTATGTCTATTCAGGACCGGATGCTGGACTGACGCAACAGAGTGCTAAACAGGCGCTAGAAAATTACACCGACCAACAATTTACCTTACACGCCGCCATTGATGCCGGGCAAATTTACCATGTGCTTCACCAATCGGGTGCAGTGCAAGTCGATTTAATGCAACCAGAAAAACGCTTAATCACTACCCAACAGCAAGCGCCGTATTGCACGGGTATTAACATCACCATGAAAACCCTATCATGA
- a CDS encoding phage tail protein I, producing the protein MNTDHYSILPDNKSLLERGLEVGFYELLQNISSPYPTLLNPKETPEKLLPHLAQDRGVTDWPMEASEAEKRHTIEAIWPIRRKAGTACAIKMAVETLGYEATILPWYETNQTPYTFELLVFLDGKNLPENIEQRISARLEEAVSLRDQYTINYSRSETSELTTGVATECWEVIDVAPYQPEQLDSSSQFYSGSHFAQLEIITLQVTPNE; encoded by the coding sequence ATGAATACCGACCATTACAGTATTTTACCCGACAATAAATCCTTATTAGAACGAGGCTTAGAGGTAGGGTTTTATGAGTTACTACAAAATATTAGCAGTCCTTATCCCACGTTATTAAACCCCAAGGAGACACCAGAGAAATTATTGCCCCATTTAGCCCAAGATCGGGGCGTCACCGATTGGCCCATGGAAGCCAGCGAAGCCGAAAAACGCCATACCATTGAAGCGATCTGGCCCATACGCCGCAAGGCGGGTACCGCTTGTGCAATTAAAATGGCGGTGGAAACCCTGGGTTATGAAGCGACGATATTACCCTGGTATGAAACCAATCAAACGCCGTATACCTTCGAATTACTGGTGTTTTTAGACGGTAAAAACCTCCCTGAAAATATCGAGCAACGGATCAGTGCCCGGTTGGAAGAAGCAGTCAGTCTTCGTGATCAATACACGATTAATTATTCCCGCTCTGAAACCAGTGAATTAACAACCGGCGTCGCGACGGAGTGCTGGGAAGTCATCGATGTGGCTCCCTACCAACCGGAGCAACTCGACTCATCCAGTCAGTTTTATAGTGGCAGTCACTTTGCCCAACTTGAAATCATTACACTCCAGGTAACCCCGAATGAATGA